CTCGACCAGACCAACATCCTCGACCCCAAGCTCGATCTCAACCTGCTGCGCGCCCGCGTCGGCATGGTGTTCCAGAAGCCGACGCCGTTCCCGATGACGATCTACGAGAACATTGCCTTCGGCATTCGCCTCTACGAGAAGATCTCCAAGTCCGAGATGGACGGCCGGGTCGAGAAGGCGCTGCGCGGCGGCGCGCTGTGGAACGAGGTCAAGGACAAGCTCAACGCCAGTGGCCTCAGCCTGTCCGGCGGCCAGCAGCAGCGGCTCTGCATCGCCCGCACGGTCGCGGTGCGGCCCGAGGTGATCCTGTTCGACGAGCCCTGTTCGGCGCTCGATCCGATCTCGACCGCCAAGGTCGAGGAACTGATCCAGGAACTGGCGGAGGACTACACCATCGCCATCGTTACCCATAACATGCAGCAGGCGGCGCGCGTCTCCGACAAGACCGCCTTCATGTACCTCGGCGAGCTGGTCGAGTTCGATGACACCAACAAGATATTCACCTCGCCGAGCGATCGACGAACCCAGGACTACATCACCGGCCGGTTCGGCTAGCTTGATCCGGAGGAGATAACACATGGCTTCTGAACACACCGCCAAGGCGTTCGACAGCGATCTGCAGGAACTGACCCGCCTGGTCGCGGAAATGGGCGGCCTCGCCGAACGCATGATCACCGAATCCGTCGATGCGCTGGTTCGCCGCGACATCGCGCTCGGC
The Bradyrhizobium sp. KBS0727 genome window above contains:
- the pstB gene encoding phosphate ABC transporter ATP-binding protein PstB, which produces MNDLSVSVSVPGAGVPSMPHQPEASAKVTARGLNFYYGEHHALKNINLALGTNRVTAFIGPSGCGKSTLLRIFNRMYDLYPGQRATGQLMLDQTNILDPKLDLNLLRARVGMVFQKPTPFPMTIYENIAFGIRLYEKISKSEMDGRVEKALRGGALWNEVKDKLNASGLSLSGGQQQRLCIARTVAVRPEVILFDEPCSALDPISTAKVEELIQELAEDYTIAIVTHNMQQAARVSDKTAFMYLGELVEFDDTNKIFTSPSDRRTQDYITGRFG